One genomic window of Punica granatum isolate Tunisia-2019 chromosome 1, ASM765513v2, whole genome shotgun sequence includes the following:
- the LOC116192633 gene encoding tryptophan synthase beta chain 1, with product MTVLFFQISSPVYFLHLCHGRDLRRHQLSVDPPRQVPHPILFPPLPFTPSSQQDCRPATFRPAGHKSRISSTLARESSPAPVQMEAEPTRLLRPDSFGRFGKFGGKYVPETLMHALSELESAFHALAVDEEFQKELSGILRDYVGRESPLYFAERLSEHYRRPNGEGSLVYLKREDLNHTGSHKINNAIGQALLAKRLGKKRIIAETGAGQHGVATATVCARFGLECIVYMGAQDMERQALNVFRMRLLGAEVRPVHSGTATLKDATSEAIRDWVTNVESTHYILGSVAGPHPYPMMVREFHAVIGKETRRQALEKWGGKPDILVACVGGGSNAMGLFHEFVGDEDVRLIGVEAAGFGLDSGKHAATLSKGEVGVLHGAMSYLLQDQDGQIIEPHSISAGLDYPGVGPEHSFLKDIGRAEYHSVTDEEALEAFKRVSRLEGIIPALETSHALAYLEKLCPDLPNGTKVVVNCSGRGDKDVHTAIKHLKV from the exons atgactGTTCTCTTCTTCCAAATCTCCTCCCCTGTCTATTTCCTGCATCTCTGTCATGGCCGCGACCTCCGCCGCCACCAGCTCTCCGTCGACCCTCCACGGCAGGTCCCACACCCAATCCTCTTCCCTCCTCTACCATTCACACCTTCCTCTCAGCAAGATTGCCGTCCGGCCACCTTCCGCCCCGCTGGCCACAAGTCCCGAATCTCCAGCACCCTCGCCCGGGAATCCTCCCCCGCGCCCGTTCAAATGGAGGCTGAGCCGACCCGCCTCCTCCGTCCTGATTCCTTCGGCCGTTTCGGGAAGTTCGGGGGGAAGTACGTCCCCGAGACCCTTATGCACGCCCTCTCCGAGCTCGAGTCAGCATTCCATGCCCTCGCCGTGGATGAGGAGTTTCAG AAAGAACTGAGTGGCATTCTGAGGGACTATGTTGGTAGAGAGAGCCCACTCTACTTTGCAGAGAGGCTCAGCGAGCACTACAGGCGCCCTAATGGTGAGGGTTCTCTTGTTTACCTCAAGAGGGAGGATCTCAACCACACAGGGTCCCACAAGATCAACAATGCCATTGGCCAAGCCCTCCTGGCCAAGCGGCTTGGTAAGAAGCGGATTATTGCCGAGACTGGAGCAGGGCAACATGGAGTTGCGACCGCTACTGTCTGTGCTAGGTTCGGGTTGGAATGCATTGTTTACATGGGTGCACAAGATATGGAGAGGCAGGCCCTTAATGTTTTCCGAATGCGACTCCTTGGAGCTGAG GTTAGACCAGTGCATTCTGGGACAGCTACTCTGAAGGATGCTACCTCAGAAGCTATACGCGACTGGGTGACCAATGTGGAGTCGACCCACTACATCCTAGGCTCTGTTGCTGGGCCCCACCCATACCCCATGATGGTCAGGGAGTTCCATGCAGTGATTGGGAAGGAAACCCGAAGGCAAGCCCTTGAGAAGTGGGGTGGAAAACCTGACATCCTGGTTGCCTGTGTGGGTGGTGGGTCTAATGCTATGGGACTCTTCCATGAATTTGTGGGGGACGAGGATGTCCGTCTAATTGGTGTGGAGGCTGCCGGTTTTGGCTTAGATAGTGGTAAACATGCCGCTACTCTGTCCAAGGGAGAGGTCGGGGTATTGCACGGGGCTATGAGCTATCTATTGCAGGATCAAGATGGGCAGATTATTGAGCCTCATTCTATTAGTGCAGG ATTGGATTATCCTGGAGTTGGACCTGAGCACAGTTTTCTGAAGGACATTGGACGGGCTGAGTACCACAGCGTCACCGATGAGGAAGCATTGGAAG CTTTTAAGAGGGTATCGCGACTCGAGGGCATAATCCCAGCTCTGGAAACATCCCATGCCCTGGCGTATCTCGAGAAGCTCTGCCCTGACCTGCCCAACGGGACAAAGGTCGTGGTCAACTGCAGCGGGAGAGGGGACAAGGATGTTCACACAGCCATCAAGCATCTGAAGGTTTAG